A region from the Sandaracinus amylolyticus genome encodes:
- a CDS encoding metallophosphoesterase family protein encodes MRLAIFSDVHANIEALSAVLEAYRRESVDEYYCLGDVVGYGASPNECADLVRNLAKVTILGNHDAAVAGRMDYSYYYEAARQALDTHARQLTPDNMAWLRSLPYKHDLANIGLTLCHGSPLRLEEFEYIFAPEQARECLSIWDELSDLTLIGHSHLCKVFALRPGEVEELPARRFTLRKGWKYIVSVGSVGQPRDYDNRASYTLFDSDTREFDFKRVEYDIESAATKIFEGNLERNFGHRLFIGV; translated from the coding sequence ATGCGCCTTGCCATCTTCAGCGACGTGCACGCCAACATCGAGGCACTGAGCGCGGTGCTCGAGGCGTACCGTCGCGAGAGTGTCGACGAGTACTACTGTCTCGGCGACGTGGTGGGGTACGGCGCGAGCCCCAACGAGTGCGCGGACCTCGTCCGCAACCTCGCCAAGGTCACGATCCTCGGCAACCACGATGCCGCGGTCGCGGGCCGGATGGACTACTCGTACTACTACGAGGCCGCGCGCCAGGCGCTCGACACGCACGCGCGACAGCTGACGCCGGACAACATGGCGTGGCTGCGGAGCCTGCCGTACAAGCACGACCTCGCGAACATCGGGCTGACGCTCTGCCACGGCTCGCCGCTGCGGCTCGAGGAGTTCGAGTACATCTTCGCGCCCGAGCAGGCGCGCGAGTGCTTGTCGATCTGGGACGAGCTCTCGGACCTCACGCTCATCGGGCACTCGCACCTGTGCAAGGTGTTCGCGCTGCGGCCCGGCGAGGTCGAGGAGCTTCCGGCGCGTCGCTTCACGCTGCGCAAGGGCTGGAAGTACATCGTGAGCGTCGGGTCGGTCGGGCAGCCGCGCGACTACGACAACCGCGCGAGCTACACGCTGTTCGACAGCGACACGCGCGAGTTCGACTTCAAGCGCGTCGAGTACGACATCGAGAGCGCGGCCACGAAGATCTTCGAGGGCAACCTCGAGCGCAACTTCGGTCACCGCCTGTTCATCGGAGTCTGA
- a CDS encoding PilZ domain-containing protein: MIPFAIGDRVFVMPDLSADLAWVGTVRDVDGSRATIEIPPVPTPLAVGTTTQLAMRRDGGIVLVAAEVIASTVRSIHVRVLTQDGALGRAPRAVSRKHLRTELRSACEVEVEGARVDAAWVADLGAGGAQLVLPGAVSIAAGARGTCVMALPGEPRWTIAFRVVRVTSEDGDTRAGVVFEGLDAEIEARIDAFVHFVRRTRLTRRPPEPLK; encoded by the coding sequence GTGATCCCGTTCGCGATCGGCGATCGTGTGTTCGTGATGCCCGATCTCAGCGCGGATCTCGCGTGGGTCGGCACGGTGCGCGACGTGGACGGATCGCGCGCGACGATCGAGATCCCGCCGGTGCCGACGCCGCTCGCCGTGGGCACGACGACGCAGCTCGCGATGCGGCGCGACGGTGGGATCGTGCTCGTCGCGGCCGAGGTGATCGCGAGCACGGTGCGATCGATCCACGTGCGCGTGCTGACCCAGGACGGAGCGCTCGGGCGCGCGCCGCGCGCGGTGAGCCGCAAGCACCTGCGCACCGAGCTGCGGAGCGCGTGTGAGGTGGAGGTCGAGGGCGCGCGGGTGGACGCGGCGTGGGTCGCGGATCTCGGCGCGGGCGGCGCGCAGCTCGTGCTGCCGGGCGCGGTCTCGATCGCGGCGGGCGCGCGAGGGACGTGCGTGATGGCGCTGCCCGGCGAGCCGCGGTGGACGATCGCGTTCCGCGTGGTGCGCGTGACGAGCGAGGACGGAGACACGCGCGCCGGGGTCGTGTTCGAGGGGCTCGACGCGGAGATCGAGGCGCGCATCGATGCGTTCGTGCACTTCGTGCGGCGCACGCGATTGACGCGACGTCCGCCGGAGCCGCTGAAGTAG
- a CDS encoding serine/threonine-protein kinase PknK, with product MQRGETIAGRFVLEDEVAVGGMGRVFRAADRLEGGHVALKVMARLDAEGATRFARESAILARVGHPAIVRYVAHGTIASGEPWLAMEWLEGEDLLAQLGRRRDTRVTKAREDEATVASRSRAAAREEGANERAPRVATLRASLETSEVIVLARRIASALAALHAEGIVHRDVKPSNVFLPGGRVEHAKLLDLGTARTVATPGDVTRTGMIVGTPAYMAPEQARAESALGPGVDVWALGCLLYECLAGISPFAGDHLVAILARIVLEDPVPIAVRRADVPPALASLIGRMLAKDPLDRPRDGAAVLEALDAIDAVHEPLPEIAPPRAIGSGEQRVRSVVLARAAIAASDDTTLRDALARGGAQGDRLAEGSWLVSVPAHLGPTDQATRAARAALLLRDSVPRVAIALTTGRAEGAAHVPIGELVARAASLLESVPGGEIHVDAGTASLLEGRFEQEPAGDAVRLVGARDAEGTRTLMGRPTRTVGRRRELGMLQATWDDCVAEPRARAVLVTAPPGVGKSRLRWELVRAIERKGEPMTLLFAQGDSLSAGSPFVMIAPAIRRAAGIGGGEALELRREKLEALIARTTVDPQIAVFLGELIGAPYDDTHHEALRAARGDPMLLAEQMSAAFVEWLRAETRVAPVLFVVEDLHWGDRPSVRFLDAALRALAESPLFVLALARPEIHDVFPALWSEHALDEIRLEALTRKASIELARDVLGASADDALLETIADRAAGNALYLEEIVRAFAAGEAHEAASVPDTVLGMVQARLDSLGPDARRILRAASVFGEQFWEGGVRALAGETGRGFRTEEWLDELARRELITAQREARIPGEREYRFRHALVRDAAYALLTDQDRALAHRLAGEWLEAAGERDARVLAGHYEIGGARAEAQRWYRRAAELALEGNDLDGTILAAQRAIASGAEGAELGALHALIATARYWQSRYADAADAGRRAASLLAPGTMTWFVACGSALVSMARVGESARFDAMFADVAAAHAEPGAEAAQIVALCRGTFQLIFKGRFDDADATLARIATLVERAPSLDALTRAQVSHVRGVRAAMVGDVGHFLVHLERAVESFERAGDLRNVSLERTTVGWCYAEVGLYERAIEILRASLEHCVHIKAQQAITYAKVNLGYALERVPAHHDEAERVLREAIDETRSVANKRLEGWARGHLASVLRARGDHEGSEREASAACELLVASPGLHAWVLAARARALVSLGRAADALPLAREAMAVLERLGGLLQGESLPPLALVEALDAIGDHDAARAAILDARARIERRTARLPEAAWRVSFVAIDENARTLTRARAE from the coding sequence GTGCAGCGCGGTGAGACGATCGCCGGTCGCTTCGTGCTCGAGGACGAAGTGGCGGTCGGCGGGATGGGTCGGGTGTTCCGTGCCGCGGATCGGCTCGAGGGCGGGCACGTCGCGCTGAAGGTGATGGCGCGCCTCGACGCGGAGGGCGCGACGCGCTTCGCGCGGGAGTCGGCGATCCTCGCGCGCGTCGGACATCCCGCGATCGTGCGCTACGTCGCGCACGGCACGATCGCGAGCGGCGAGCCGTGGCTCGCGATGGAGTGGCTCGAGGGCGAGGATCTGCTCGCGCAGCTCGGTCGACGTCGCGACACACGCGTGACCAAGGCGCGCGAGGACGAGGCGACGGTCGCGTCGCGCAGCCGTGCCGCGGCGCGCGAGGAGGGGGCGAACGAGCGCGCACCGCGCGTCGCGACGCTGCGCGCGTCGCTCGAGACGAGCGAGGTGATCGTGCTCGCGCGGCGGATCGCGTCGGCGCTCGCCGCGCTGCACGCCGAGGGGATCGTCCATCGCGACGTGAAGCCCTCGAACGTGTTCCTGCCGGGTGGGCGCGTGGAGCACGCGAAGCTGCTCGACCTCGGCACCGCGCGCACCGTCGCGACGCCTGGGGACGTGACGCGCACCGGGATGATCGTGGGCACGCCCGCGTACATGGCGCCCGAGCAGGCGCGCGCGGAGAGCGCGCTCGGACCCGGTGTCGACGTGTGGGCGCTCGGGTGTCTGCTGTACGAGTGCCTCGCGGGGATCTCGCCGTTCGCCGGCGATCACCTGGTCGCGATCCTCGCGCGCATCGTGCTCGAAGATCCGGTGCCGATCGCGGTGCGACGCGCCGACGTGCCGCCCGCGCTCGCGTCGCTGATCGGGCGCATGCTCGCGAAAGATCCGCTCGACAGGCCGCGCGATGGAGCAGCGGTGCTCGAGGCGCTCGACGCGATCGACGCGGTGCACGAGCCGCTGCCCGAGATCGCACCGCCGCGCGCGATCGGATCGGGCGAGCAGCGCGTTCGCTCGGTCGTGCTCGCGCGCGCGGCGATCGCGGCGAGCGACGACACCACGCTGCGCGACGCGCTCGCGCGTGGCGGCGCGCAGGGTGATCGGCTCGCGGAGGGCTCGTGGCTCGTGAGCGTGCCGGCGCACCTCGGGCCGACCGATCAGGCGACGCGCGCAGCGCGCGCCGCGCTCCTGCTGCGCGACTCGGTCCCGCGCGTCGCGATCGCGCTCACCACGGGGCGCGCCGAGGGCGCGGCGCACGTGCCGATCGGCGAGCTCGTGGCGCGCGCGGCGTCGCTGCTCGAGTCGGTGCCGGGCGGCGAGATCCACGTCGATGCGGGCACGGCATCGCTGCTCGAAGGTCGCTTCGAGCAGGAGCCCGCGGGCGACGCGGTGCGGCTCGTCGGCGCGCGTGACGCGGAGGGCACGCGGACGCTGATGGGTCGCCCGACGCGCACCGTCGGGCGTCGCCGCGAGCTCGGGATGCTGCAGGCGACGTGGGACGACTGCGTCGCGGAGCCGCGCGCGCGTGCGGTGCTCGTGACGGCGCCGCCGGGGGTCGGCAAGAGCCGTCTGCGCTGGGAGCTCGTGCGCGCGATCGAGCGCAAGGGCGAGCCGATGACGCTGCTCTTCGCGCAGGGCGACTCGCTCAGCGCAGGATCGCCGTTCGTGATGATCGCGCCCGCGATCCGTCGTGCGGCGGGGATCGGCGGCGGCGAAGCGCTCGAGCTGCGACGCGAGAAGCTCGAGGCGCTGATCGCGCGCACCACGGTCGACCCGCAGATCGCGGTGTTCCTCGGTGAGCTGATCGGCGCGCCGTACGACGACACGCATCACGAAGCGCTGCGCGCCGCGCGCGGCGATCCGATGTTGCTCGCAGAGCAGATGAGCGCGGCGTTCGTCGAGTGGCTGCGCGCGGAGACGCGCGTCGCGCCGGTGCTCTTCGTCGTCGAGGATCTGCACTGGGGAGATCGGCCCAGCGTGCGCTTCCTCGACGCGGCGCTGAGGGCGCTCGCGGAGTCGCCGCTCTTCGTGCTCGCGCTCGCGCGCCCCGAGATCCACGACGTGTTCCCGGCGCTGTGGAGCGAGCACGCGCTCGACGAGATCCGTCTCGAGGCGCTCACGCGCAAGGCGTCGATCGAGCTCGCGCGCGACGTGCTGGGCGCGAGCGCGGACGATGCGCTGCTCGAGACGATCGCGGACCGCGCTGCGGGCAACGCGCTCTACCTCGAGGAGATCGTGCGCGCGTTCGCGGCGGGCGAGGCGCACGAGGCGGCGTCGGTCCCCGACACCGTGCTCGGCATGGTGCAGGCGCGCCTCGACTCGCTGGGCCCCGACGCGCGCCGGATCTTGCGCGCGGCGAGCGTGTTCGGTGAGCAGTTCTGGGAGGGCGGCGTGCGCGCGCTCGCGGGCGAGACCGGGCGCGGGTTCCGCACCGAGGAGTGGCTCGACGAGCTCGCGCGGCGCGAGCTGATCACGGCGCAGCGCGAGGCGCGCATCCCCGGTGAGCGCGAGTACCGCTTCCGCCACGCGCTGGTGCGCGACGCGGCGTACGCGCTGCTGACCGATCAGGATCGCGCGCTCGCGCATCGGCTCGCGGGCGAGTGGCTCGAGGCGGCGGGCGAGCGTGATGCGCGCGTGCTCGCGGGCCACTACGAGATCGGCGGCGCGAGGGCGGAGGCACAGCGCTGGTATCGACGCGCCGCGGAGCTCGCGCTCGAGGGCAACGATCTCGACGGGACGATCCTCGCCGCGCAGCGCGCGATCGCGTCGGGCGCGGAGGGCGCGGAGCTCGGCGCGCTGCACGCGCTGATCGCGACCGCGCGGTACTGGCAGAGCCGCTACGCGGACGCGGCGGATGCGGGACGCCGCGCGGCGTCGCTGCTCGCGCCGGGCACGATGACGTGGTTCGTCGCGTGTGGCTCGGCGCTGGTCTCGATGGCGCGCGTGGGCGAGAGCGCGCGCTTCGACGCGATGTTCGCGGACGTCGCCGCCGCGCACGCCGAGCCGGGCGCGGAGGCGGCGCAGATCGTCGCGCTGTGTCGCGGCACGTTCCAGCTGATCTTCAAGGGACGCTTCGACGATGCCGACGCGACGCTCGCGCGGATCGCGACGCTGGTCGAGCGCGCGCCCTCGCTCGATGCGCTCACGCGCGCGCAGGTGAGTCACGTGCGCGGGGTGCGCGCCGCGATGGTCGGCGACGTCGGGCACTTCCTGGTGCACCTCGAGCGCGCCGTGGAGTCCTTCGAGCGCGCGGGTGATCTGCGCAACGTGTCGCTCGAGCGCACCACGGTCGGGTGGTGCTACGCGGAGGTCGGGCTCTACGAGCGTGCGATCGAGATCCTGCGCGCGAGCCTCGAGCACTGCGTGCACATCAAGGCGCAGCAAGCGATCACGTACGCGAAGGTGAACCTCGGCTACGCGCTCGAGCGCGTGCCCGCGCACCACGACGAAGCGGAGCGCGTGCTGCGCGAGGCGATCGACGAGACGCGCAGCGTCGCGAACAAGCGGCTCGAGGGATGGGCGCGCGGGCACCTCGCGTCGGTGCTGCGCGCGCGCGGCGATCACGAGGGATCGGAGCGCGAAGCGAGCGCGGCGTGCGAGCTGCTCGTCGCCTCGCCCGGGCTGCACGCGTGGGTGCTCGCGGCGCGGGCGCGCGCGCTGGTGTCGCTCGGTCGCGCCGCGGATGCCTTGCCGCTCGCGCGTGAGGCGATGGCGGTGCTGGAGCGGCTCGGCGGGCTCCTGCAGGGCGAGTCGCTGCCTCCGCTGGCGCTCGTCGAGGCGCTCGACGCGATCGGCGATCACGATGCTGCACGCGCCGCGATCCTCGACGCGAGAGCGCGCATCGAGCGGCGGACCGCGCGTCTTCCCGAAGCGGCGTGGCGCGTGTCGTTCGTCGCGATCGACGAGAACGCACGTACGCTCACGCGAGCGCGCGCCGAGTGA
- a CDS encoding acyl-CoA reductase has protein sequence MSDERPGEVLAIDPSGSIDRVIARVRDAGTVLRATSHERVIRAIAGAAARLGDPSSRVGGEARAVIPARSGLSEENVEHALSTSLEALREDRLKSALTAFERAHHGRTTAPVCLAGMVLASNVFSAALRPLAWSLLLRVPVVVKPSSGDEGLAELFAVALAECDAELADAIALLRFARSDAAMLSAMGSRCDVVHAWGSDRSVAEIRASLPATTSFVAHGHGLGAVFVPKGALSSASAVEHVADEIGIDVALYDQRGCLSPHFVLVERGGNVPAIELARVLSERALASQAREMPRGALPVSMGAMQVQWRGVGATRGELFEGDGWAVTYEADAPLRLSPGWRNVAVHDVADVRELGARLEPFGVHLKALGVAGEVYVRWNVARALPAPLAPRVSEVGAMQTPGLLAATDGEPPWSGFVRLVDVD, from the coding sequence ATGAGCGACGAGCGTCCGGGCGAGGTCCTCGCGATCGATCCCTCGGGCTCGATCGATCGTGTGATCGCGCGCGTGCGCGACGCCGGTACGGTGCTGCGCGCGACCTCGCACGAGCGTGTGATCCGCGCGATCGCGGGTGCGGCGGCGCGCCTCGGCGACCCGAGCTCGCGCGTCGGCGGCGAGGCACGTGCGGTGATCCCCGCGCGCTCCGGGCTCAGCGAGGAGAACGTCGAGCACGCGCTCTCGACGTCGCTCGAAGCGCTCCGCGAGGATCGGCTCAAGAGCGCGCTCACCGCGTTCGAGCGCGCCCACCACGGGCGCACGACGGCGCCGGTGTGCCTCGCGGGGATGGTGCTCGCGAGCAACGTGTTCAGCGCCGCGCTGCGCCCGCTCGCGTGGTCGCTGCTGCTGCGCGTGCCCGTCGTGGTGAAGCCGTCGAGCGGCGACGAAGGGCTCGCCGAGCTCTTCGCGGTCGCGCTCGCGGAGTGCGACGCCGAGCTCGCCGACGCGATCGCGCTCTTGCGCTTCGCGCGCAGCGACGCGGCGATGCTCTCCGCGATGGGGAGCCGCTGCGACGTCGTGCACGCGTGGGGCAGCGATCGCTCGGTCGCCGAGATCCGCGCGTCGCTGCCCGCGACGACGTCGTTCGTCGCGCACGGGCACGGGCTCGGCGCGGTGTTCGTGCCGAAGGGCGCGCTCTCGAGCGCGAGCGCGGTGGAGCACGTCGCCGACGAGATCGGAATCGACGTCGCGCTCTACGATCAGCGCGGGTGTCTGTCGCCGCACTTCGTGCTGGTGGAGCGCGGCGGGAACGTGCCCGCAATCGAGCTCGCGCGCGTGCTCTCGGAGCGCGCGCTCGCGAGCCAGGCGCGCGAGATGCCGCGCGGCGCGCTGCCGGTCTCGATGGGCGCGATGCAGGTGCAGTGGCGAGGCGTGGGCGCGACGCGCGGCGAGCTCTTCGAGGGCGACGGCTGGGCCGTGACGTACGAAGCGGACGCGCCGCTGCGCCTCTCGCCGGGCTGGCGCAACGTCGCGGTGCACGACGTCGCGGACGTGCGCGAGCTCGGCGCGCGCCTCGAGCCGTTCGGCGTGCACCTGAAGGCGCTCGGGGTCGCGGGCGAGGTCTACGTGCGATGGAACGTCGCGCGCGCGCTGCCCGCGCCGCTCGCGCCGCGCGTCAGCGAGGTCGGCGCGATGCAGACGCCGGGCTTGCTCGCCGCGACCGACGGCGAGCCGCCGTGGTCGGGCTTCGTGCGCCTCGTCGACGTGGACTAG
- a CDS encoding aspartate aminotransferase family protein, producing MTRPDLGSLLPSIRTPLPGARSAALVERLASTESPALTARRARRAETSGASWDPIVWSAARGANVVDADDNVFVDLASGFGVAAIGHAHPRVVRAIEEQTRTLIHGFGDVHPSTTKVALLERLAALAPFPDARVMLGAHGADAIEAALKTAMLDTRRAGVLAFEGGYHGLSHGPLAISGYRADFRAPFAAQLNPHVTFAPWPREIDSVDDAIAAVERAWDASPTPIGALFVEPIQGRGGVRIAPSGFLRALGELARARGARVIADEILVGLSRCGARYVSVEEGLAPDLVCIGKALGGGMPLSACLGRADVMASWGDPSGEAIHTATFFGHPLACAAALAALDVIEGEDLASVSRARGARWLDALRVLASKHACVREVRGRGMLIGMELDTGARTLRVVPALLARGWITLPAGARAEVLQILPPITIDDALLDAFVAALDASLAEVA from the coding sequence GTGACGCGCCCCGATCTCGGCTCGCTCCTCCCCTCGATCCGCACGCCGCTGCCCGGCGCGCGCTCGGCTGCGCTCGTCGAGCGTCTCGCGTCGACCGAGTCGCCCGCGCTCACCGCGCGTCGCGCGCGCCGCGCCGAGACCTCGGGCGCGAGCTGGGATCCGATCGTGTGGTCCGCCGCGCGCGGCGCGAACGTGGTCGACGCCGACGACAACGTGTTCGTCGATCTCGCGTCGGGGTTCGGCGTCGCGGCGATCGGGCACGCGCACCCGCGCGTGGTGCGCGCGATCGAGGAGCAGACGCGCACGCTGATCCACGGCTTCGGCGACGTGCATCCGTCGACGACCAAGGTCGCGCTGCTCGAGCGGCTCGCCGCGCTCGCGCCGTTCCCCGACGCGCGCGTGATGCTCGGCGCACATGGTGCCGACGCGATCGAGGCTGCGCTGAAGACCGCGATGCTCGACACGCGACGCGCGGGTGTGCTCGCGTTCGAAGGCGGCTACCACGGGCTCTCGCACGGGCCGCTCGCGATCAGCGGATACCGCGCCGACTTCCGCGCGCCGTTCGCGGCGCAGCTCAATCCGCACGTGACGTTCGCGCCGTGGCCGCGCGAGATCGACTCGGTCGACGACGCGATCGCGGCGGTCGAGCGCGCGTGGGACGCGTCGCCCACGCCGATCGGCGCGCTCTTCGTCGAGCCGATCCAGGGGCGCGGTGGAGTGCGCATCGCGCCGTCCGGGTTCCTGCGCGCGCTCGGTGAGCTCGCGCGAGCGCGCGGTGCGCGGGTGATCGCCGACGAGATCCTGGTCGGGCTCTCGCGCTGCGGCGCGCGCTACGTGTCGGTCGAGGAAGGGCTCGCGCCCGACCTCGTGTGCATCGGCAAGGCGCTCGGCGGTGGGATGCCGCTCAGCGCGTGCCTCGGTCGCGCCGACGTGATGGCGAGCTGGGGCGATCCGAGCGGCGAGGCGATCCACACCGCGACGTTCTTCGGTCATCCGCTCGCGTGCGCCGCAGCGCTCGCCGCGCTCGACGTGATCGAAGGCGAGGACCTCGCGAGCGTCTCGCGCGCACGCGGCGCGCGCTGGCTCGACGCGCTGCGCGTGCTCGCCTCGAAGCACGCATGCGTGCGCGAGGTGCGAGGCCGCGGGATGCTGATCGGCATGGAGCTCGACACCGGCGCACGCACGCTCCGCGTCGTCCCCGCGCTGCTCGCGCGCGGATGGATCACGCTGCCCGCCGGCGCGCGCGCCGAGGTGCTGCAGATCCTCCCGCCGATCACGATCGACGACGCGCTGCTCGACGCGTTCGTCGCCGCGCTCGACGCGTCGCTCGCGGAGGTCGCATGA
- a CDS encoding SseB family protein, whose protein sequence is MRDAPHDRQTAALYRLLSEAAHGGQAKVDALLALMQRTLFVAPWPAGTEGYRTLVNSQGIAALPVFTEREQLEAAARRYGWLAADGSVPAIEIGARQAFHYARAQTLAFVVVDIAAEHGLEVAREELEPLLSPAARRESSGPFAGAGRISSTLMSKVRPHTQTPTPGSIESPIRAATPPPGSLPSARSATGSSPGTIARPPTPASGSSPGTLRRPSGSLLVAPTEPGTVLASAKLGAPVAPIDEALLEALEPVLRAFPEVEWACLGTLDRDPVIGLRVDSRMRQRVEEIASHVATAASPATLPVVLLDDPQDMRAARADALVFYPWRRR, encoded by the coding sequence TTGCGCGACGCACCCCACGACCGGCAGACCGCCGCGCTGTACCGGCTCCTCTCCGAAGCTGCGCACGGCGGACAGGCCAAGGTCGACGCGCTGCTCGCGCTGATGCAGCGCACGCTCTTCGTCGCGCCGTGGCCCGCCGGCACCGAAGGCTATCGAACGCTCGTCAACAGCCAGGGCATCGCCGCGCTGCCCGTGTTCACCGAGCGCGAGCAGCTCGAGGCCGCCGCGCGCCGCTACGGGTGGCTCGCCGCCGACGGCTCGGTGCCCGCCATCGAGATCGGCGCGCGACAGGCGTTCCACTACGCACGCGCGCAGACGCTCGCGTTCGTCGTCGTCGACATCGCGGCCGAGCACGGGCTCGAGGTCGCGCGCGAGGAGCTCGAGCCGCTGCTCTCCCCCGCCGCGCGTCGCGAGTCATCGGGCCCGTTCGCGGGCGCAGGGCGCATCTCGTCGACGCTGATGAGCAAGGTGCGGCCGCACACCCAGACGCCGACGCCCGGCTCGATCGAGTCGCCGATCCGCGCCGCGACGCCGCCGCCGGGATCGCTGCCCTCCGCGCGCTCCGCGACCGGCTCCTCGCCGGGCACGATCGCGCGTCCACCGACGCCCGCGAGCGGCTCGTCACCGGGCACGCTGCGCCGGCCTTCGGGCTCGTTGCTCGTCGCGCCGACCGAGCCCGGGACGGTGCTCGCGTCCGCGAAGCTCGGCGCTCCGGTCGCGCCGATCGACGAGGCACTGCTCGAGGCGCTCGAGCCGGTGCTGCGCGCGTTTCCCGAGGTCGAGTGGGCGTGCCTCGGTACGCTCGATCGCGATCCGGTGATCGGTCTGCGCGTCGACTCGCGGATGCGGCAGCGCGTCGAGGAGATCGCGTCGCACGTCGCGACCGCGGCCTCGCCCGCGACGTTGCCCGTCGTGCTGCTCGACGACCCGCAGGACATGCGCGCGGCGCGCGCCGACGCGCTCGTCTTCTATCCCTGGCGCCGTCGCTGA
- a CDS encoding FAD-binding protein — protein sequence MGVTIQQLAQQLGFDIEEPRRAKGNYHNNSIAYGRPPSPMRFSYGAMLSIPRPNAVQDVGETARKLQELCAWARANSWTVRAMGSAWSFSDVIAPGRTLNDRKSVLINTRRNFKLIRRSGVNPTLCYVTAGVTLRDINKQFESVGLSLKTSGSSDGQTIAGAIGTGVHGSAYRFGAVHDSVRAYHVVTPQQHVLVCRDEASFPSALRNEFGPLLSDPTIRVDSHLFDALSVSFGSLGIVVGVVLEADERYALNVIRRRLPANKLGRLIQIIRTDGDFSDLDPALAPDRASDAPHHCQVLVNPYNRNEYRVVLMYQRPGFSPPSDFEWPQVFDEHGLEMARLLWRLAPHFDNAYEGKVSEKFDEMPDLNAWGFRSKVFGKPEQPLPVHSFGVGVALANTERALALAHDAVARERFPGAGELRFVKSSPAHLAINRFAPITAVIGFDGLDNEDSWEFSQLYLSSLRREHIAFTFHWGKMTDMKSNVSRNSAALAAVYGQSLVEWKKARREFLGDDGAVFENAFVRRLGFV from the coding sequence GTGGGCGTAACGATCCAACAGTTGGCGCAGCAACTCGGGTTCGATATCGAAGAGCCGCGAAGGGCGAAGGGCAACTATCACAACAACAGCATCGCGTACGGTCGCCCACCATCGCCCATGCGATTCTCTTACGGTGCGATGCTCTCGATCCCCAGGCCGAACGCCGTGCAGGACGTGGGCGAAACGGCGCGGAAACTTCAAGAACTCTGCGCGTGGGCGAGGGCGAACAGCTGGACAGTCCGCGCGATGGGCAGTGCCTGGTCGTTCTCGGACGTGATCGCGCCGGGGCGTACGCTGAATGATCGCAAGAGTGTGCTGATTAATACCCGACGAAATTTCAAGCTGATCCGTCGTTCCGGAGTGAATCCGACGCTCTGTTACGTTACGGCCGGAGTGACTCTGCGGGACATCAACAAACAGTTCGAATCTGTTGGCTTGAGTCTGAAGACATCGGGGTCAAGCGATGGACAGACGATCGCGGGCGCCATCGGCACAGGAGTGCATGGGTCGGCCTACCGCTTCGGTGCTGTGCACGATTCCGTTCGTGCGTACCACGTCGTAACCCCGCAACAACACGTGCTTGTTTGTCGCGACGAAGCGAGCTTTCCGAGCGCGCTCAGGAACGAGTTCGGTCCGCTGTTGAGCGACCCCACGATTCGGGTTGATTCGCACCTCTTCGACGCGCTGTCGGTCAGCTTCGGAAGCTTAGGGATCGTCGTTGGTGTCGTGCTGGAAGCTGATGAGCGCTACGCGCTGAACGTAATTCGACGACGCCTCCCAGCCAACAAGCTCGGCAGGCTCATTCAGATCATTCGGACGGATGGCGATTTCTCTGATCTCGATCCCGCGTTAGCGCCGGATCGTGCCAGTGACGCTCCGCATCACTGCCAAGTCCTCGTGAATCCGTACAATCGGAATGAGTATCGGGTCGTTCTGATGTACCAGCGGCCTGGGTTTTCGCCCCCGAGCGACTTTGAATGGCCGCAAGTGTTCGATGAGCACGGTTTGGAAATGGCCAGGCTGCTGTGGAGACTTGCTCCTCACTTCGACAACGCCTACGAAGGTAAGGTCTCGGAGAAGTTCGACGAGATGCCCGATCTCAATGCGTGGGGGTTTCGTTCGAAGGTGTTCGGGAAGCCGGAGCAGCCGCTGCCGGTGCACAGTTTCGGTGTGGGAGTGGCGCTTGCTAACACCGAGCGCGCGCTTGCCTTGGCTCATGACGCCGTGGCTCGCGAGAGGTTTCCTGGCGCTGGCGAACTGCGCTTCGTCAAGAGCTCGCCTGCCCACCTGGCGATCAATAGATTCGCTCCGATTACGGCCGTTATCGGATTCGATGGACTAGACAATGAGGATTCGTGGGAATTCTCGCAGCTCTATCTCTCAAGTCTCCGTCGTGAACATATCGCGTTCACGTTTCACTGGGGGAAGATGACGGATATGAAGTCGAATGTGTCGCGCAACTCTGCTGCTCTGGCGGCGGTGTACGGACAGTCGCTCGTTGAGTGGAAGAAGGCGCGTAGGGAGTTTCTTGGCGATGACGGCGCCGTATTTGAGAATGCGTTCGTGAGGCGGCTCGGTTTCGTATGA